The nucleotide sequence GCTCCGGCCTTTGCCAGGTGCTCTTTCGCAAACGCCTCATACCAGCCCAGACAGCCGGGGTTGGCCATGGCGTCTTTGTTGACAACTTTGTCCAGAGGCTGGCCCAGCAGCAGCTTTTTGATGGGCAGCTCCTGCTTTTTGCCGCTGAGCGTGCGCGGTATCTCGGCCACGGCAAAGATATCGTCGGGCACAAAGCGCGGCGACAGGGCGGTGCGAATGGCCGTGTTGATGCGCCCGCGCAGCTCTGCGTCCAGCTCCACCCCGGGGCGCAGGGCCACAAACAGCGGCATATAGCTGTCTTTGCCCAGATATTCCAGGTCCACCACCATGCTGTCCAGCACTTCGGGCAGGGCTTCCACGGCGCTGTAGATCTCGCTGGTGCCCATGCGCAGGCCGTGGCGGTTGATGGTGGCGTCGCTGCGGCCATAGATGATGCAGCCGCCCTGTGACTGGATGCGTATCCAGTCACCATGCCGCCAGACACCGCCCATCTCCGCCGGGCCATCGCCGCCACCGAGCTTGCGGCCGTGACCAGCGGGATACATGTCGAAATAGCTGCTCAGATAGCGTTTACCGAATGGGTCGCCCCCACGCTTCCCCACTGCGTGTGGGGCGCTGCCCCCCGAGGGGGCCTTCGCACCTTGAGGCGGCTCGGCGGTGCTCACATCACCCCACAGAAACAGCGGCATGGACGGAATGGGCTGGGTGCAGACTAGTTCGCCCACCTCGTCCATGACGGGCAGGCCTTGTTCGTTCCAGGCTTCCACGGCAGAGCCCAGCTGCAGGCATTGCATGACGCCCGGGGCCTGGGGCAGTTCGCGGTTGCCGCCGATAAAGGTGCCCGCGAAGTCGGTGCCGCCCGATAGGTTGTTCCACCAGATGTCGGGGTGTCCCAGCTTCGCAAACTGCGCTGTGCCCCATTGCTGAACGTCTGGCGGCAGCGGCGAGCCTGTGCTGCCCAGCCCGCGTATGCGCGAGAGGTCGCCGCAGCGGGAAAGCTCAACCCCGGCCTTCATGCAGTTGGTATAGAAGGCCGCGCCTGAGCCAAAGCTGGTCACGCCCGTCTCGGCGGCAAAGCGCCACAGCGTACCCCAGTCGGGCTTGTCTTTGCTGCCGCCGGGGCTGCCGTCAAAGATCACGCAAGTGGTGCCGCCCAGCAGGCCGGATACCTGCGCATTCCACATCACCCAGCCGGTGGAGCTGTACCAGTGATAGCGCTCGCCCCAGCTGTTGGGGTGGTAGCTGCAGCCAATGTCGTTGTGCAGCGTCTTGAGCTGTACGGCCACCAGCACCATGCCGCCATGGCCGTGAACAATGGGCTTGGGCAGGCCGGTGGTGCCGCTGGAATAGACAACCCACAGTGGGTGGTCAAACGGCAGCCACTCGGGCTCAAAGGCTGCAGTCTCAGCATCATTTCTGGCTGTAACGCTTATGTAATCAGCGGTGTCAGCTATCTTTATTGATATGTCCAGATTCGGCACCAGCACCACATGCTGCACGCTGGGCAGGCCTTCGCGCAGTTGCTGCAGCACTTCGCGGCGGTCAATGTCTTTGCCGGCGTAACGCACGCCATCCACGGCAATCAGCGCCTTGGGGGTGATCTGCGTGAAGCGGTCCAGCACGGCGTTGGTGCCCATGTCGGGGGCGCAGATGCTCCAGATCGCGCCCAGGCTGGCACAGGCCAGAAAGGCGATGATGGCTTCAGGAATATTGGGCAGATAAGCGGCCACCCGATCGCCCTTGCCCACGCCTTGCGCGCGCAGGTGCAGGGCCAGCGCGGCCACCTGGCGCTGCAGGTCGGGCCAGCTCAGCTCGCGGTGCAGGCCTAGCTCGTTGCGGCTGATGACGGCTGGCATGCCTGCCGCATGGGCGGGCTGCACATGGCGCAGCACCTGGCGTGTGTAGTTCATCTGCGCACCGGGAAACCACTGCGCACCGGGCATGACGTTCCTGGCCAGCACCGCGCTGTGGGGCGTAGGGGACTGCAGATCGAAGTAGTCCCAGACGCTTTGCCAGAACGCGTCCAGATCCGTGGTGGACCAGCGCCACAGCGCGTCATAGCTATCAAAGCTCAGGCCGCGCGTGCTGCGCAGCCAGTCCTGGTAGCGGCGTATCTGTGGAACAAAAGCGGGCGGGGTGGAGTGGGGATGTGCAGTAGCCATAAATTCAGCGTAGCGCCGCGCTTGTGGCGCGTCACCGGGACTCACCCCGGGGAAAGGTCACCGACTTGACACCGCGGCGCTGCAGACGCCCCTGCACGGCTATTCATGCATTGGGATAATCGGGGCTGTTTTCATCGTCACTGGCGGTCGCCCACGGCCCGCACTTCATGTCTGCTTTGCCCACCCGTGTGCTGTCTGTCATCCCGCCGAT is from Comamonas fluminis and encodes:
- a CDS encoding acetoacetate--CoA ligase is translated as MATAHPHSTPPAFVPQIRRYQDWLRSTRGLSFDSYDALWRWSTTDLDAFWQSVWDYFDLQSPTPHSAVLARNVMPGAQWFPGAQMNYTRQVLRHVQPAHAAGMPAVISRNELGLHRELSWPDLQRQVAALALHLRAQGVGKGDRVAAYLPNIPEAIIAFLACASLGAIWSICAPDMGTNAVLDRFTQITPKALIAVDGVRYAGKDIDRREVLQQLREGLPSVQHVVLVPNLDISIKIADTADYISVTARNDAETAAFEPEWLPFDHPLWVVYSSGTTGLPKPIVHGHGGMVLVAVQLKTLHNDIGCSYHPNSWGERYHWYSSTGWVMWNAQVSGLLGGTTCVIFDGSPGGSKDKPDWGTLWRFAAETGVTSFGSGAAFYTNCMKAGVELSRCGDLSRIRGLGSTGSPLPPDVQQWGTAQFAKLGHPDIWWNNLSGGTDFAGTFIGGNRELPQAPGVMQCLQLGSAVEAWNEQGLPVMDEVGELVCTQPIPSMPLFLWGDVSTAEPPQGAKAPSGGSAPHAVGKRGGDPFGKRYLSSYFDMYPAGHGRKLGGGDGPAEMGGVWRHGDWIRIQSQGGCIIYGRSDATINRHGLRMGTSEIYSAVEALPEVLDSMVVDLEYLGKDSYMPLFVALRPGVELDAELRGRINTAIRTALSPRFVPDDIFAVAEIPRTLSGKKQELPIKKLLLGQPLDKVVNKDAMANPGCLGWYEAFAKEHLAKAGASA